In the genome of Streptomyces fagopyri, the window AGGATGCCCAAGGCGTACGTCTTCACCCGGTACGGCGGCCCCGAGACCGAGGCCCTGGTGGAACAGGACCGGCCGAGCCCGGGAGCCGGCCAGGTGCTCGTCGCCGTCCGTGCGGCGGGGGTGAACCCGGTCGACTGGAAGCAGCGGACGGGCTTCCGCCGCCCCGCCGCGGCGGCTCGCGAACTGCCGGCCGTGTTCGGCAACGAGGTCGCGGGAGTGGTCGAGGAGACCGGCCCCGACGTGACCGGGTTCGCCGTGGGGGACGAGGTCTTCGGCAACCCGGTGGCCGGCGGATACGCCGACTACGCCGTGCTGCCCACGGCGGTGACCGCCCACAAGCCGGCCGCGCTCTCCTTCACGGACGCGGCGACGCTGCCCGTCGCGGCGGCGACGGCGTACGACGCGCTCCACCAGCTCGGCCTGCCCGCCGGCGCGACCGTGCTGATCACCGGCGCGGGCGGCGGCGTGGGTGTCGCGGCCACACAGATCGCGCACGTTCTCGGACTGCGTGTGGTGGGGGTCGCGAGCGACGGCAAGAAGGAGTTCGTCGAGTCGCTCGGAGCCGTGCACGTCCCGGCCGGCCCGGACCTGGCCGAGCGGGTGCGGGCGGCGGCGCCGGACGGTGTGGACGGTGTTCTCGACCTCGTCGGGGGTGAGGTGCTGGAGGCGGCGGCGACGCTGCCGTCCGACCGGACGAAAGTGATCACCGGAGCCGACCGGGAGACGGTCGCGCGACTCGGCGGAGCGGGCGTCGAACGGGCCCGTACGGCCGCCGTCCTCGACGAGGTGGCGCGGCTCGTGGCCGACGGAAGACTCCGGCCCTTCGTGACCGCGACCTTCCCGCTGGACCGGGCCGGCGAGGCGCTGCGCGCGGTCGAGGACGGCCATGTTCGCGGCAAGATCGTGATCGAGGTCGCCCGATGAACGACATCCGAACCCCGGCCACGCATCCGCTGGACAACCCCGCCCTCGGTGCGCTGACCGGACCGCACGCCCACTTTGCCGAGCGCCGCGGCCGCGTCCTGCGCTACCCCGTCGACGTATCCCCGTGGCTGGCTCTGCCCGACGACCCCGACGCGGACGACTGGGCGGATCTCGCGGCCCTCGTGGGTCCCGGCGGCGAGGCTCCGCTGGCCGGGTTCGACGGGCGGACCCCGGACGGCTGGGAACTGACCTTCAGCATCGACGGCGTACAGCTCGTGGACGCCGGTCTCGCGGCGGCCCCGGACGCCGAAGCGGTACGGCTCGGCCCCGCCGACGTACCGGAGATGCTCGACCTGGTGGAGCGCACCAGGCCCGGTCCCTTCCTCGCGCGCACCGTCGAACTCGGCACCTATCTCGGGATCCGCCGGGGCGGTGCGCTGATCGCCATGGCGGGGGAGCGGCTGCGTCCGCCGGGCTGGACCGAGATCAGCGCGGTCTGCACCGACCCCGACTTCCGCGGTGAGGGCCTGGCGTCCCGGCTGATCCTCGCCGTCGCGCACGGGATAAGGGAGCGGGGCGAGACGCCGTTCCTGCACACCGCGGCGGGGAACACCGGCGCGATCCGTCTGTACGAGTCCCTGGGCTTCGAGCTGCGCCGCACGACCCGCTTCCTGGCCGCGCGAGTACCCGAACGCCTGGCCGACGGACAGGCCGTGGGAGTCCGCTGACGACCGGGGCCCGTGGGCGCCGGGCGGCGCACGGGGGTCGCCCGGCGCCCGGGACGGCCGGCGGGAGGTGCCGCGAAGACGCCTCCCGCCGGAGAACCGGTCAGTTCTCCGACGCCGTCCCGACGGATTCCTCGGAATCCCCGGACGCCGTGTTGTATCGCACCAGATACGCGGCGAACCGCTCCAGATCCTCCGCCGGCCAGTCCGCGAGCCGCTCGCGAAAGGCGATCCGGCGGCTGACCGTGACCTGGGCGAGGATCCTGGTGCCCGCCTCTGTCAGCCGCAGTACCTGTACCCGGTGGTCGTCAGGGTCGAGCCGGCGTTCGATCAGCCCGGCCCGCTCCAGCACCGCCACCTGACGGCTCACCGTCGACTTGTCCAGCGCGTAGTGCGCGGCCAGGTCGGTGGCACGGCAGCCGCCGCTCTCCTCCAGGTGGCCGAGCAGGGTGTACGAGACGAGCGAGAGCTCCGGATGCATGCGCCCGGCCGAGGCCCTGGCCCGCCGGGCGAAGGCCGTCATCTCGCGCTGGATCGTCTCGACGGCCGCCCCGGCTGCCGCACCGGTGGTGACGGCGGTCGTGACGACGGTCTCATCGGGCCCTTCGGCTGCCTTCATGGGAACCCTCCCGCTCTCCTGGTTGTATAGTACAACTTGATAGATAGTTGTATATGCCAATCAAAGGAGGTTCCGTGCTCATCGGACTGCGCTCACCGGCCCTGCGCCATGTACTCACGCACCTGGTCACCCCGCTGCTGATGTGTCTCGGTATGGGGTTGGCCTATATGGGCGCGTTTGTCACGCCCGAGCCGCACCACCTCCCCGTGGCGGTCGTGGGCTCCGGCGCCGAGACGAAGGTGTTCGCCCAGACCGTCAAGGACGCGGCGGGAAGCAAGCTCGACGTGCGGACCGTCGCGACCCGCACCGAGGCCGTCGGCCTGCTCAGGTCCCGTGACATCACGGGCGCCTATGTGCCGGGGGCCCGGTCACCCGAACTCGTCGTCGCCACCGCCGCGTCCGACATGGGCGCCACGGCTGTCGAGAAGGTCTTCACACCGGTCGCCGCCCGGCAGGGCGCGGCCCTGAAGGTCACCGACGTCGCCCCGCCGGTCGCCGACGACCCCACGGGCCAGGGGCTGTTCTTCCTGCTGATCGCGCTGAGCATCGGTTCGTACGCGTCGGTCGCCACGCTCGGCGCCGCCGGCGCGGAGCTGTCGCTGCGGATACGAGCCCTGCTGGCCGTCGGGGTCTCGGCGGTGGTGAGCGCCATCGGCGCCCTGCTCGCCGGACCTGTCTTCCATCTCGCGCACCACGACCTCACGAGCGTGTGGGGCATGGCCTGGCTCTACTCGGCGGGCATCCTCTTCGTCGGCGTCGGCCTCCACACGTTCCTCAAGCGGTGGACCACGCTCACCATGATGGTGCTCTTCGTGATGCTCAACTTCACCAGTTCCGGCGGCCTGTTCCGGCCCGAGCTGCAAAACGGCTTCTTCGGCGCGCTGCACTCCTTCTGGAACGGCGCCGGCTTCGTCGAGGGCGTCCGCAGCCTCCTCTACTTCGACCGTGACGGACTGGGCGGCGACGTGTGGACGCTGGCCATCTGGCTGGCCTTCGGTCTGCTGGTCACGGCCGTCGCCGGCGCCGTCGAACGCCGGCGTGCCAGGGGAGCCGTACGGGAGGAGTCCGTACCGGCGCCGCCGGAGGAGACCGAACAGAGCGGTGCCGCGCGGGAGCGGGAGGCCGCGGAGGAGCTGGAGGAGTCCGTCGCGGTCTGACCGGTTCCCGTGGGACGGTTCCTGTAAGGTGACCGTTCCGGCTGTGGAACGCCCCAGCCCAGGAGTTGCCGAGGAGGTGGGACCCATTACCGCCAGTTCAGGTCGGGTGCTCTCACCTCGGGTCGACGCGGCTCACCGCCGGTAGGTGACCACGAGAGCGCCCTTCGGCTCACCGAAAGGCTCTCGGCTTCCATGCCTTCTCCATCCGTTTCCGTTGTCGCCGCTCTCCGTGCCGCAGGCTGTGTCTTCGCCGAGGACGAGGCGGAGTTGATACTCTCCACCGCCCGCACCCCGGACGAGGTCACCGCCATGGTGGACCGGCGCGCCTCGGGACTTCCCCTCGAACACGTCCTCGGCTGGGCCGGGTTCCACGGTCTGCGCATCGCCGTGGGGCCGGGTGTGTTCGTGCCGCGCCGCCGTACCGAGTTCCTCGTCGACCGGGCCGTCGCCCTGGGGCGGAACGTCTCCCTGGTGGTGGATCTGTGCTGCGGCTCGGGTGCGGTCGGCGCCGCGCTGGCCGCGTCCCTCGGCTCACCCGAACTGCACGCCGCCGACATCGACCCGGCCGCGGTCCGCTGTGCCCGCCGCAACGTCGCGCCCTACGGGGGTCTGGTCCACCAGGGCGACCTGTACGCGGCCCTCCCCGACATCCTGCGCGGCCGCGTCGACATCCTCGCAGCCAACGTGCCGTACGTCCCCACGGACGAGGTCGGCCTGCTGCCGCCCGAGGCCCGCGACCACGAACCGCGCACCGCCCTCGACGGCGGCGCGGACGGCCTCGACATCCTGCGCCGGGTGGCCGAGGAGGCGCCCCGCTGGCTGGCCCCCGGTGGCAGCCTCCTGGTCGAGACGAGCGAACCCCAGGCGCCCCTGGCCGTCGAGGCCTTCGCCCGCGGCGGCCTCATCGCCCGCCTGGCCGTCTCCGACGAGCTGTACGCCAATGTCGTCATCGGCACCAGACCCCTGAGTGACCGAACCCTGAGTGACCGAACCCTGAGCGACCGACCGTGAGCGACCGGCCCTGAGCGATCTGGTCCTGAGCGGCACGGCTCTGAGTGGCCGGGCCCCGAGTGACCGGGCCCTGCTCGACCGGGCCCGGTCGCTCCCCCATGCTGCGTCCGGGCCCTGATCGTCACCCCGCTCCGGTCGCGCCGCCATGCCGTGGCCGAGCGGAGGTGGGGGGCCGAGGCCGGACCGTGAGCGGCGCCCGGGAGTTCCGCGTGGCGTGGCGTGGCGTGGCGTGGCAGGGCCGGGCGGGGCGGGGCAGGGCCGGGGTGGTGGCGCGGCTGTGCGCGCCGGGTGGCCACCGTCCGAGGGATTCCGAGTGACCCTCCTCATTGTGCAACTAGTTGCACAAGGCGTGCCCGTTCGTCTACAACAGACGTACGACACCGCGCACGGAGGGCCCGATGAGCCGTTACCCGCACCTGCTGAACCCGCTCGACCTGGGATTCACCACGCTGCCCAACCGCGTCCTCATGGGCTCCATGCACGTGGGTCTGGAGGAGGCCGAGCGAGGCTTCGAGCGGATGGCGGAGTTCTACGCCACCCGCGCGCGCGGCGGTGTCGGCCTCATGGTCACCGGCGGTATCGCCCCCAACGACGCGGGCCGGCCCTACGAGGGCGGCGCCAAGCTGACCACCGAGGCCGAGGCCGACCAGCACGCCGGGATCACCGCCGCGGTGCACCGCGAGGGCGGGAAGATCGCGATGCAGATCCTGCACTTCGGGCGCTACGCCTACCATCAGGACCTGGTCGCGCCCAGTGCCCTTCAGGCACCGATCAGCCCCTTCACGCCGCACGCGCTCACCGACGCCGAGGTCGAGCAGACGATCGACGACTACGCGCGCGCCGCCCGGCTCGCGCAGCGGGCCGGCTACGACGGCGTCGAGATCATGGGCTCCGAGGGCTACCTGATCAACGAGTTCATCGCCGTCCAGGCCAACCGGCGCGAGGACCGCTGGGGCGGCTCCTACGAGAACCGGATGCGGTTCCCCGTCGAGATCGTCCGCCGGGTGCGCGAGGCCGTCGGCGAGAACTTCATCATCATCTACCGCCTCTCGATGCTGGACCTGGTGCCCGGTGGCTCCTCCCTGGACGAGGTGATCACGCTCGCCCGGGCCGTGGAGGCCGCCGGAGCCACGATCATCAACACCGGCATCGGCTGGCACGAGGCCCGTATCCCCACCATCGCCACCTCCGTGCCGCGCGGCGCCTACGCCTGGGTGACCAAGAAGGTGATGGGCGCGGTCTCAGTCCCCCTCGTGACCACCAACCGCATCAACACCCCTGAAATCGCCGAGCAGTTGCTCGCGGACGGCCACGCGGACATGGTGTCGCTCGCCCGGCCAATGCTCGCCGACCCCGACTTCGTCGCCAAGGCGGCGGCCGGGCAGCCGGAGGCCATCAACACCTGCATCGGCTGCAACCAGGCCTGCCTCGACCACACCTTCAGCGGCCGGATCACCTCGTGCCTGGTGAACCCGCGGGCCTGCCACGAGACCGAGCTGGTCCTCTC includes:
- a CDS encoding NADP-dependent oxidoreductase, yielding MPKAYVFTRYGGPETEALVEQDRPSPGAGQVLVAVRAAGVNPVDWKQRTGFRRPAAAARELPAVFGNEVAGVVEETGPDVTGFAVGDEVFGNPVAGGYADYAVLPTAVTAHKPAALSFTDAATLPVAAATAYDALHQLGLPAGATVLITGAGGGVGVAATQIAHVLGLRVVGVASDGKKEFVESLGAVHVPAGPDLAERVRAAAPDGVDGVLDLVGGEVLEAAATLPSDRTKVITGADRETVARLGGAGVERARTAAVLDEVARLVADGRLRPFVTATFPLDRAGEALRAVEDGHVRGKIVIEVAR
- a CDS encoding GNAT family N-acetyltransferase, with product MNDIRTPATHPLDNPALGALTGPHAHFAERRGRVLRYPVDVSPWLALPDDPDADDWADLAALVGPGGEAPLAGFDGRTPDGWELTFSIDGVQLVDAGLAAAPDAEAVRLGPADVPEMLDLVERTRPGPFLARTVELGTYLGIRRGGALIAMAGERLRPPGWTEISAVCTDPDFRGEGLASRLILAVAHGIRERGETPFLHTAAGNTGAIRLYESLGFELRRTTRFLAARVPERLADGQAVGVR
- a CDS encoding MarR family winged helix-turn-helix transcriptional regulator, producing MKAAEGPDETVVTTAVTTGAAAGAAVETIQREMTAFARRARASAGRMHPELSLVSYTLLGHLEESGGCRATDLAAHYALDKSTVSRQVAVLERAGLIERRLDPDDHRVQVLRLTEAGTRILAQVTVSRRIAFRERLADWPAEDLERFAAYLVRYNTASGDSEESVGTASEN
- a CDS encoding ABC-2 transporter permease; protein product: MRSPALRHVLTHLVTPLLMCLGMGLAYMGAFVTPEPHHLPVAVVGSGAETKVFAQTVKDAAGSKLDVRTVATRTEAVGLLRSRDITGAYVPGARSPELVVATAASDMGATAVEKVFTPVAARQGAALKVTDVAPPVADDPTGQGLFFLLIALSIGSYASVATLGAAGAELSLRIRALLAVGVSAVVSAIGALLAGPVFHLAHHDLTSVWGMAWLYSAGILFVGVGLHTFLKRWTTLTMMVLFVMLNFTSSGGLFRPELQNGFFGALHSFWNGAGFVEGVRSLLYFDRDGLGGDVWTLAIWLAFGLLVTAVAGAVERRRARGAVREESVPAPPEETEQSGAAREREAAEELEESVAV
- a CDS encoding putative protein N(5)-glutamine methyltransferase, with the translated sequence MPSPSVSVVAALRAAGCVFAEDEAELILSTARTPDEVTAMVDRRASGLPLEHVLGWAGFHGLRIAVGPGVFVPRRRTEFLVDRAVALGRNVSLVVDLCCGSGAVGAALAASLGSPELHAADIDPAAVRCARRNVAPYGGLVHQGDLYAALPDILRGRVDILAANVPYVPTDEVGLLPPEARDHEPRTALDGGADGLDILRRVAEEAPRWLAPGGSLLVETSEPQAPLAVEAFARGGLIARLAVSDELYANVVIGTRPLSDRTLSDRTLSDRP
- a CDS encoding NADPH-dependent 2,4-dienoyl-CoA reductase, whose translation is MSRYPHLLNPLDLGFTTLPNRVLMGSMHVGLEEAERGFERMAEFYATRARGGVGLMVTGGIAPNDAGRPYEGGAKLTTEAEADQHAGITAAVHREGGKIAMQILHFGRYAYHQDLVAPSALQAPISPFTPHALTDAEVEQTIDDYARAARLAQRAGYDGVEIMGSEGYLINEFIAVQANRREDRWGGSYENRMRFPVEIVRRVREAVGENFIIIYRLSMLDLVPGGSSLDEVITLARAVEAAGATIINTGIGWHEARIPTIATSVPRGAYAWVTKKVMGAVSVPLVTTNRINTPEIAEQLLADGHADMVSLARPMLADPDFVAKAAAGQPEAINTCIGCNQACLDHTFSGRITSCLVNPRACHETELVLSPTRLRKRVAVVGAGPAGLACAVSTAERGHDVTLYDAAGEIGGQLNVARKVPGKQEFDETIRYFRTQLERHGVDVRLNTRVAAGDLSGYDEVVVATGVRPRTPEIPGVDHPSVVGYLDVLRDGAPVGDRVAILGAGGIGFDVAEYLTDGGDKASEDPATYFRNWGVDMDYRAPGGLGAPDRPAPPRTVHLLQRKASKVGAGLGKTTGWIHRTELKHRGVTMVAGVRYDRIDDAGLHVTVDGTGQVLEVDTIVLCTGQEPRRDLYEELSAAGRSVHLIGGADVAAELDAKRAIKQGTELAAAL